The region GCCCGGGGGGACGAGGTGGCCGCGGTCGGCGAGGTACAGGCCCGGTGCGGCCGGGTCGACGTCGGTGGCGACCACGCGGTAGCCCCGCGACCGCAGGTGGAGGATGGTGCCGGGGGTGGGCGCCGACCCCGCCGTCGTCACCACGATGGTCGGTTTCCTCGAAGACTTCTCTGGCACCGGACGAATCCTTCCAAGCCGTGTCGGGCGGATCGCGGGGGATGGACCGAGAGTAGTCCGCGGCGGGCGCGATGGCCCGTCATTGGCCGGTTCCGGCTCGGCGGTGAACCGCGGGAGCCCCTCGCGCGTGTATCCATCGGCCCCCGGGAGGAAGAGGGCCGAGGGCGGGTGCTCTCTGGGGAGAGGACACCCGCCCTCGACACGCCGTCCGACCGTCCTACCTCTGTTCGTAGACGGGGGTGACGACCGCGCGCCCGATGGAGTGCGAGAACAGGTTGAACCCGAGGAACGCGGGGCTGGCGGAGGCGTCCACGGACAGTTCGGGGACGTCCACGGCGTGCACCACGAAGAAGTACCGGTGCGGTCCGTGCCCGGCCGGCGGGGCAGCGCCGATGTAGCGGTGGGACCCGGCGTCGTTGCGCAGGGTCACGGCCCCGGCGGGCAGGGCGCCGGACTCGCCGGACCCGGCCCCGGCGGGCAGCCCGGTGACGTCGGCGGGGATGTTCGCCACCGCCCAGTGCCAGAACCCGCTCGCGGTGGGGGCGTCGGGGTCGAAGCAGGTCACGGCGAAGCTCCGCGTCCCCTCGGGGGCGCCGCTCCAGGACAGCTGCGGCGAGACGTCCTCGCCGCCCGCGCCCATGATCCCGCTGACCTGGGCTCGGGGCAGGGCGCGCCCGTCGGCGACGTCGGCGCTGGTCACGGTGAACGACGCGACCGGGGGCAGGAAGTCGTAGGGGGAGGGTGGCACGGCCACGGTGAGGGGCCTCCTTCGTTCGTTGCTGTTTCTCGGGCCCTACGAACATACGCTGGTGCGCGACCGCGCGTCCCGGCTCCCGGCCGCCGTGTCGCGGGGCCGCCCGAAGACGGCAGACCGACCGGGCGGTATGGTCGGGGGTCACCGGCACGGACGACACCGACAGGGAGCCACCATGACCAGTCGCTGGGGCATGACCGTTCCGCTCGAAGGGATCCCGCTCCCCGACCAGAGGGCGGTCATCGAGCGGATGCCCGACCAGGGCTACACCGACCTGTGGTCGGCCGAGGCGGGCTCGACCGACGCGTTCACCCCCCTGGCCCTGGCCTCGGTCTGGGCCCCCGACCTGCGCCTGGGCACCGCCATCGTGCCCGCCTACACGCGCGGCCCGGCGACCCTGGCGATGAGCGCCGCGACGCTGGCCGCGGCCGCGCCCGGCCGGTTCGCCCTGGGGCTGGGCACCTCCTCCAACATCATCGTCGAGCGCTGGAACGCCGTCCCCTTCACCGAGCCCTACAAGAAGGTCCGCGACACCGTCCGCTTCCTGCGCGAGGCGTTCACCGGTGCCCGGGTCAAGGCCGACTACGACACGTTCTCCGTCCAGGGCTTCACCCTGGGGGCGGTGCCGCCGCAGGCCCCGCCGATCCTGGTGGCGGCGCTGCGCCCGGGCATGCTGCGGCTGGCCGGACGCGAGGCCGACGGCGCCATCATCAACTGGCTGTCCGCCGAGGACGTGCGCACCGTGGTCCCCTACGTGCACGAACAGGGCGAGGGCAAGGAGATCGTCGCCCGGATCTTCGTCATCCCCGAAGCGGACCCGGACACCGCCCGGGGCATCGGCCGCCGGGCGATCGCGGCCTACCTCAACGTCCCGGTCTACCGGGCGTTCCACGAGTGGCTGGGCCGCGAGGAGCTGGCCCCGATGTGGAAGGCCTGGGAGGAGGGCGATCGCAAGGGCGCGCTGGCCGCCATCCCCGACGCGGTGGTGGACGAGCTGATCGTGCACGGGCCGGCCGGGTACTGCCGCGAGCGCGTCGCCGCCTACGTCGAGAACGGGGTGACCACCCCGGCCCTGGCCCCGATCCTGCCGCCGGGGGCCGACCCGGCCCGGGCGGTGCGGGCCCTGGCCCCGCGGGACTGACCCCGCGGGGACCGGCCCCGTTCGGCCCGGGACCCTCCGAGCGGCCCTCAGGGCCCTTCGACGGTCCCGGGCAGCCGGCGGGCGCGCAGCACGAGTTCGAGCTCGAACCGCTCGCCGGGGTCGCGCAGCCGCGCACCGAACAGCTCCTCCAGCCGCCGCATCCGGTACCGCACGGTCTGCGGGTGGATGTGCAGCCGCTCGGCGGCCTCGTTGGCGTTGGACCCGGCCTCCAGCCAGGCCAGCAGGGTCTGGGCCATCCGCTCCCGCTGGTGCGGGCGCAGCTCGGCCAGCGGTGCCAGCCGGGACCGGGCCATCGCCGACAGCAGGGCGGGGTCGCGGGACAGCAGCAGCGCCAGC is a window of Nocardiopsis changdeensis DNA encoding:
- a CDS encoding LLM class F420-dependent oxidoreductase, whose translation is MTSRWGMTVPLEGIPLPDQRAVIERMPDQGYTDLWSAEAGSTDAFTPLALASVWAPDLRLGTAIVPAYTRGPATLAMSAATLAAAAPGRFALGLGTSSNIIVERWNAVPFTEPYKKVRDTVRFLREAFTGARVKADYDTFSVQGFTLGAVPPQAPPILVAALRPGMLRLAGREADGAIINWLSAEDVRTVVPYVHEQGEGKEIVARIFVIPEADPDTARGIGRRAIAAYLNVPVYRAFHEWLGREELAPMWKAWEEGDRKGALAAIPDAVVDELIVHGPAGYCRERVAAYVENGVTTPALAPILPPGADPARAVRALAPRD
- a CDS encoding YbhB/YbcL family Raf kinase inhibitor-like protein gives rise to the protein MAVPPSPYDFLPPVASFTVTSADVADGRALPRAQVSGIMGAGGEDVSPQLSWSGAPEGTRSFAVTCFDPDAPTASGFWHWAVANIPADVTGLPAGAGSGESGALPAGAVTLRNDAGSHRYIGAAPPAGHGPHRYFFVVHAVDVPELSVDASASPAFLGFNLFSHSIGRAVVTPVYEQR